The following DNA comes from Deltaproteobacteria bacterium.
TAGCGGCTCCAGCGTCCGTCGAATAGGCGGTGCACCCCGAGGCCCCGGATGGCGAACCAGAGCGACCCGTCCGAGGTGGCCATGACGAAGCGCGAAAAACGCCCGGGAGGGAGAAACGGCCCCGAGGGAAGACGCTCCCACTTGTCGCCCCGCAAGCGGTAGACGCCGCTCGGTCCGGAGGCCCAGAGCCCGCCGTCCCGGGCCTGCGCCAGGCCGAAGACCCGGTCCGCGCGCTCGGGCGCCGGCGCCGTGGGGAAAGCGATCCAACGCTCGTTTTCGAGGCGCGCGACCCCGCCGTCGGTGGCGACCCAGACCCGCCCCCCCCGATCCACGAGCAGCGCGTTCGCCTCTTCCGCGGGCAGGCCGCGGTCGCGCGCATACCAGCGATAGCCGCTCGGCCCGCGCGCGGCGACTCCCGCCCCGGTCGCCAGCCACAGCTCCCCCGCAGGCGTCTGCGCGAGGTGATTCACCCCCACGGGCCGGCCACCCGGGCGCAGCGCCTCGTCGTGCCAGCCCCCGTCCGGGTCGCGACGCCGGATCCCCGCACGCGTCGCCACCCAGACGATGCCGCGCCGGTCCTCGAGCAGGTGTTGCACGTAGTCCCGATCCGGATGGCCGGTGCGAAAGGTCTCCCAGCGTCCCTGTGCGAACCGACAGACCCCACCGTCCGTCCCCACCCAGAGCGCGCCGTCGCGGCTCCGCAGGAGTCCCCCCGTCAGGTTGTTGCTGGCGAGCCCATCGGCCTCGGTCATCTGCTCCCAGCGCGAAAGGGCGTGGCGGGTCACGCCGCCGCCGAGCGTGCCCATCCAGATCGCGCCGTCCCGCGCCTCGGCGAGGGCCAGGATCAGGTTGCTCCCCAGGCCGTCGCGCCGCGTGAGGCTGCTGAAGGTCCGCCCGTCGAAACGACTCGCCCCCCCGGAGGTGGCCAGCCACAGTCTTCCGTCTCTCGCCGGCCGGATGGCGAGCACGCGGTTGCTAGCCAGCCCTCGACGCGCGTCGTACACCTCGAAGTGGTAGGAGCCCTCCCGCAGGAGGCCCGCCAGCGCCCCCGCGCCGGCGGTGCCGAGCCACAACCGCCCGTCGCGGTCTTCCGCCAGCGCCTGCACGTAGAAGTGTCGCCGCACCTCTGCCCGCACCGGGAGCGCCTCCCAGCGCTGGCCGTCGAAGCGCTGGAGCAGGGGCTGGTCGTGGACTCCGCACACGATGGCCCCGCTGCGCAGCTCGGTGCAGCGCGTGAGCTCCCCCGGGGCGAGGCCCTGCGCCGGCCCGTATGCGAACAAACGCTCGCCATCCCCTCGGATCACCCCGCCGCCGCCCAGCGTCGCCCACAGCCGCCCCCGACGGTCCACCAGCAGCGACTTCACGTCGTCGCTCGGCAGCCCGTCCCGACGGGTGAACCAGCGCCAGCGCCCCCCCCGGTACCGACCGAGCCCCGCCCCCTCGGTCCCGATCCAGATCGCCCCGTCCGGCCCTTCGGCCAGCGCCGTCGTCTCGGCCTGGCTCGGCCGCAGCAGCTCGTACCGTCCTCGGAGGGGGTCGTAGCGCGTGACCCCCTCGGGAGTGGCGAACCAGAACGCTCCGTCGCGGGCCTCGAGAACGTCGCGCACGATGTCGTGTGCCAGCCCGTCGCGGCGGGTGAAGGTCCGCAGCTGGTAGAGCGGAGCCGCCTCCGCGCGCAGCGCCACGAGCAGTGCGCCGCAGAGGGCCCACCAACTGACGTCGCGCGCGAAAGAGCCGCGGGAAAGCATCGGGGGACAGTCTACGCGCTTGCCCCGCGGACGGGATAGCGGCGCTACGCCCCGTCTGCCGCCCCGCGCCCGAGGCGACGTCGCAGGCGCGCGACCCGGCTGCCGTCGTCGTGGTCTCCCGGCGCCCCCTCCGCCAGGGCGAGCGCCCGTGCCAGGTCTCGCGTGACGTGCTCGTGGTGCTTGGCGAGCTCGATCCAGCCGAGCGGATGCTGCGGGAAGTGGCGCCGGTACTCCTCCCAGAGCGTCGCCGCCTCGGCCCGCCGCCCGGTCCGCCGCAGTCGGCGCGCCAGCGACACGAGGACCTCGCGCCGCGTCCCGGAGGCTCGTGCCAGCTCCAGCGCGCGGACGAGGCTTCTTTCACCGAGCTCCGGATCTCCGCGCTCGAGGTGGAGCACGCCGAGCGCGTGCAGCTCCTCGGCGTCCTCGGCCCACTCGAGCGGGTCCGCCACGTGGCTCGCCACGAGCCCGAGCAGAGGAGCGAGCGCCATCACGTCCAGCTGGTTGTGCTCGAGGACGCGCGCCATCTGGTCCCACCGCCCGCTGCGCAAGAAGTCCAGGTAGATGCTCGGCACGAGCGCGCCTTCCACGTCTCCCTCCCTGTGGAAGCCGAGCACGCTCCGCTCGAGCTCCCCGAGGCGCAGGGAGGGCAGGCGTCCCCGGAAGAGCCGCCGGGCGAGCAGCAGGAGGTCTACGTGGGGGAGTCCGAGCGACAGCCGCATGCGCGCCAGTACGCCGCGGTTCCGGAGGAGCGGCAGATCGAAGCTCCGCCCGTTGAACGTGACGAGCACCTTCGCCGCGGCCAGACGCTGCTCGAGCGCTTCGAGCACGACCGCCTCCTCCGCGGGATCCCGCACGAGGAACTGCTGCACCGCGAAGCGCCGGTCCTCAGGGCGAAAGCTCCCGACGCCGATCAGGAAGGGCAGGGTGCCCGCATCGCGCGAGAGTCCCGTCGTCTCCGTATCCAGAAAGAGGAGCTCGTGCGGCTCAGGACGCATCACGCCCGTTCCCACGGCCACCCGCAGCAGCTCAGCCAGCGCCTCGCTCCCCGGCGGTTCGAGGCGCGTGTCGCCGAAGCGCTCCTCTCGAGCACAGCCACGCTCGTGGAGCATCGGCACGGCACTCGTGCGCACCCAGGCCGGGCCGGCCGCACGCGCCCGCAGCACAGGCCTCGTCACGGCCGCACTCACCTCACCGGCCCACCGGCTCTCGATGCGACCGATCGCGCGCCGAAGCTCGTAGATCCGGTGATCGGGGCGCCCCTCCGTCTCCGCGACGCGGGCGGATCCCTCCGCTCCGTTTGCCCGGACCGGCCCCGCGTCCGAGCCGAGAGCCCGGCGCACGCGATCGGCGAGCTTCATCGCCAGGACCTCTCTCCCTCACCCCCGGGCCTCGCCGTGCGCTCGCCGCCGCTCCCACGGCTCTGTCTCGCTTCGGCCGCCGGAACCCCTCGCGCGTCGCCTCCGTGGAGGAGCAGCTCCAGCAGTCCCCGGGCGAGCCGCTTGGCCCCGGGGCTCCCCCCCGGCCCGATGCACGCGGGGCAGCCGCGAGCGCAGCCGCAGCGGGCGATCATGGCGTGCGCCCGGGAGAGCAGCTCCGCACGCTCGTCGTAGAGGCGCTCCGCGAGCCCCGTCCCGCCGGGGTAGCGATCGAAGAGGAAGATCGTCGGGACCGTCCCCTCGAGCAGGTCCTGCCCCTCTCCCGGGCGCTGGTAGCTCCCCCGACTGCGCCTCCCCGACACGGCGAACCAGCCCGACCGCGCGTCTCCGACCGCACGGCCCAGGTCCCGCGGCTCGCTCATCAGCAAGAGCGCTGCGGTGGAATGCAGGGCATAGGCCGCCGCCAGGCTCGCCTCGGCCCACTCCCCGGGCGAGGCCGGCACGCGCGCCAGCGCCTCGGCCGAGGTCGTGAGCCACAGGGCCATGCTGTGCATCTCGCGGTCGGGCTGACAGACCTCGCCGTAGCCCACGTTCTCTTGGGTGTGCAGCTTGATCTTCTTGAAGCCCACCACGCGCTGCAAGACGTGCACCTCGCCCCACGCCGCGGCCTCGACCGCCTCGTGCGTCTCGAGGACGCGCACCCGCGTCTGCGTCAGGGCGTCCGTGTAGTAGTCCACCTGGGCGCGGGTGACGTGCGCCTTGCGCGCATCGTGATCGAGCCGTCGCACCTCGTACTGCTGCCCCTCGAGCTGGTAGATGGCCTGGTCGTGCAGCTCCTGCGGCGCGTCCTGATAGTCCACCTCGGCCAGGATCGTCCCCGTCGGCTCGTCGACCACGAGGAAGTTCTCGTCGAGCGGACCCCGAAGCTGGACCTCCTGGGCCGGGAAGGCGTCGCCCACGTAGTGGTAGCGCCCGCCTCGCCCGTGCAGCACCCCCGCCTCGGCGAGGCAGTCCAGCGTCTCGGCCGTCTCCTGCGCGTCGAGGTGCCCGTAGGCCTCCTGGGGCGCGAAGGGGAGCTCGTACGCCGCGCACTTGAGATGCGGCACGAGGATGAGCGGATTGTCCGGATCCACCCGCGCGTGCTCGGGCCCCTCGCCGAGCAGGTAGTCCGGCTCGCCGGCCACGTACTGATCTACCGGCTCGCTCGAGGCGACCAGGATCGCGAGGCTTGGAGTCCGTCTGCGTCCCGCACGACCCGCCCGCTGCCAGGTCGCGGCGCGGCTACCCGGCCAGCCGGCCACCACCACGGCGTCGAGCCCGCCGATGTCGATGCCGAGCTCCAGCGCCGAGGTCGTGACCACCACGTCGGTGCGTCCGGCGCGCAGCGCCTGCTCCACGGCGCGGCGCCGCTCGGGGAGGTAGCCACCCCGATATCCGCGCACACGTTCTAGAACCTCGGAACTTGAACCGTCCGCGCTCTCCAGGCTCTCCCGCAGCGTGCGCAGGAGCACCTCCACAGCCAGCCGGCTCCGACAAAAGACCAGGCTGCTCAGCTCCCCCTCCACGAGATCGAGGGTGAGGCGCGTCGCCGCGGTCAGGTAGTTCTCCCGCACCCCGAGGGCCGCGTCGAGCACCGGGGGATTGAAGATGAGCAGGTGCCGCTCCCCACGCGGGGCCCCGCTCTCGGCCACGAGCTCGAACGGCCGGCCGACCAGGCGCTCGGCCAGCTCCGCGGGGTTCGCGATGGTGGCGCTGGTGCAGAGAAACACCGGGTCGCTGCCGTGGAACCGGCAGAGGCGTCGGAGCCGCCGGAGCACGTGCGCCAGGTGGCTGCCGAAGACTCCGCGGTAGGTATGGAGCTCGTCGAGCACCACGTAGCGCAGGCCCGAGAGGAGCTCGGCCCACCCCGGATGGTGCGGCAGGATCCCCGCGTGCAGCATCTCGGGGTTCGTGGCGAGGAGCCGCGCCTTCCGCCGGGCCGCGCGGCGCTGATCCACCGGCGTGTCCCCGTCGTAGACGGCCACCCCGATGGACTCGCCGGTCGCCGCGGCCAGAAGCCGCGCCTCCTCCATCTGATCGCGCGCGAGCGCCTTCGTCGGAAATAGGTAGAGCGCTCGCGCCTGCGGGTCTTCGAGCAGCGCCTGGAAGACCGGGCCGTTGTAGCAGAGCGTCTTGCCGGAAGCGGTCGGCGTGGTGACCACCACGTCGCGCCCGCGCCGCGCCAGGTCGAGCGCGTCGGCCTGGTGGGTATAGAGGCGCTCGATCCCGCGGCTCCGGAGCGCCCGCAGCAGCGCTGGCGCCAGGTCCGCCGGAAAGGGGCGCGTTCGCGCGCTCTCCTCGGACATCACCGCGTGCCGGACGAGGTGACGCGCCACGGCGGGGGCTCGCCAGCGGTCCAGCACCCGGTAAATCCCTTGCAATGTGCGCTCGTTATCGTTGTGCATGGGTCCTGTGCGCCCGTTCAGGCCTGAACGTCTACACAGTATTGCCAGGCGCCAGTGCCTGTCAACTTCCGCGCGCGCTGTAAGGACGGAGGCCCGCCGGCGATTCCTTCCCGAGAGCCACCAAGGAGGCACCCGATGAGCCACCGCCTACGTCTCGTCCTCGCGCTTACCCCCGTCCTGGCCACCCTGACCACCTTCGCCGCCTGCGGCCTCATGAAGGGACGGGTTCCGGGCGGGGCCTACCACGAAGCTCCTGCCGTGGCGGGGACGGCCGTCGGTGGGAAAACCTCGGACGGGGCCGAGGGGCCCCGGATGAACACGGAGGCCTACCGGCACGTCGAGGACAACCCCTTTCTCAAGGTGACGCACAACCCGCTCTCCACCTTCGCCGTGGACGTGGACACCGCCTCGTACAGCAACGTGCGCCGCTTCCTCACCGAGGGGATGCTCCCGCCGAAGGACGCCGTGCGCATCGAGGAGCTCGTGAACTACTTCCCGTACGACTACCCGGCGCCGAAGGGCGAGCGCCCCTTCTCGGCGGTGGCCGAGGTCTCTCGGGCCCCTTGGAACCCCCGCCACCGCCTGGTCCTCCTCGGTCTGCAGGGCCGGCGGATCCCCGACGCGCAGCTTCCTCCGCGGAACCTCGTCTTCCTCCTCGACGTGTCGGGCTCGATGGACACGGCGAACAAGCTCCCGCTGCTCAAGGCGGCCCTTCGGCTGCTCGTCGGCCAGCTGACCGAACGTGACCGCGTGGCCATGGTCGTCTACGCCGGAGCGTCGGGCGTGGTCCTGCCCTCCACGGCGGGTTCGGAGAAGGCGAAGATCCTCGCCGCTCTCTCGCGTCTGCAGGCGGGGGGACCCACGAACGGCGCGGACGGCATCCGGCTCGCCTACCGCGTGGCCCGCGAGCACTTCCGCCCGGGCGGCATCAACCGCGTCATCCTCGCCACCGACGGCGACTTCAACGTGGGCACCACGAGCGAGGGGGACCTCGTGCGTCTCGTGGAGGCGGAGCGCCAGAGCGGCATCTTCCTGACCGTCCTCGGCTTCGGCATGGGGAACCTGAAGGACAGCACGATGGAGCAGCTGGCCGACAAGGGGAACGGCAACTACGCCTACATCGACAACCTGGCCGAGGCGCGCAAGGTGCTCGTCCGCCAGGCGGGCAGCACCCTCGTGACCATCGCCAAGGACGTCAAGGTGCAGGTCGAATTCAACCCGAAGCGCGTCGCGGCCTACCGGCTGCTGGGCTACGAGAATCGCCTCCTCCGCGCCGAGGACTTCAACGACGACCGCAAAGACGGCGGCGAGATCGGCGCCGGCCACTCGGTGACCGCGCTCTACGAGATCGTCCCCGTCGGCGCCGAGACCGAGGTGCGCGGCGTGGACCCCCTCAAGTACCAGAGCGGCGCCCGGCCCACCGAGGCGGCCGCGGGACCCGAGCTCTTCACCGTGAAGCTCCGCTACAAGGCCCCCTCGGCCGAGCAGAGCCAGCTCCTCGCGCTGCCGGTCCTGGACGAAGCGGCGCCCCTGGCCCAGACCACCGACGCCTTCCGCTTCGCCTCCGCGGTGGCGGCCTTCGGCATGCTGCTGCGGGACTCGCCCCACAAGGCGCAGACCACCTTCGGCCTGGTGCGCGAGCTGGCGCGCGGGGCCAAGGGCAAAGACCCCCACGGCTACCGCGGCGAGTTCCTGCGCCTCCTCGATCAGGCGGAGGCGCTTCGCCGGAAACAGTCGTAGCCGCCTAGAATACTCATACTAGAGCTTACCTTCGCATATTGTTCCCGTCGTCACGCTCTAGAAAGCTCCTACTGGAATAGATCGGGGATTCCGTCCTTGTCCGCGTCCGGCAGGGCGGAGAGCGCCTGGACCGCGTCCGACACCCCGTCCCCGTCCGCGTCGTCGTCGCTCCCGTCGGGTAGCCCGTCGTCGTCATCGTCCAGATCGGCCAGGTCGTCCTGGCCGTCGCCGTCCGCATCGACCAGCGACAGCGGGTTCTTGCTCTTCCCCTTGCCGAGCTGCACCCGCCCGGCCGTGGCCGACTGGCGCGGCGGGAGCTCGAGCAACACCGTGCCGAGGTCCAGCACCGCGCTCCTGCCGCCACACGACTCCTTCGCCTGCCGGTGCAGGCGGCTGCTCAGCGTCGTCGCTCCGTCCTCGGGAAAGAGGAACTGCGCGACCTGCAGGCCGGGGCCACGCGCCGACGAATCCCGCGGGAACTGCACGAGCACGGCCGCGCTCTCGGTGCAGGGGAGGGTGATCGAAAAGGGCACCGACGCCCGCTGGCCGCCCCCGGCCTGCGGCGCAAACGGCGCGCCGAAAAAGAACCGCAGTTCTGTTTTGCTCGCCGGCGCCCCGGGGCTCCCTCCCGCGTCCCGGCCACCGTCGCCCGCCGGGGGCCTGACGGCCGCGTCCGCCTTCGCTCCGCCGGTGGCCGCGAGACCCCGAAAGATCACCGCCGCGAGCTGCAGCGGCTTGACCCCCGGGGCGAGCTTCGACGCCGCCGGCACCTCGAGACGCCCTCGCAGCACGCGGCACGGCGCGTAGCTCCGTCCCGCGCTATCCAGGCACTCCGACAGGCCCCCCGCAGGCTCGTCCGTGCCGAGGCACCCCGCCGCTCCCCACCCGAGAAGGGCCAGGAGCGCCCCGACCACGCCGGAGCCAGGCCCGACCGGCTGCCCCCGTCGCCGCATGACGCGCCGGCGTGCGCGGCCCAGCCCGAGCAGCGCGACGACTGCCATCCACCAGCCGGCTCCCGCGGGGCCACTCCCCCGGCCCAGCTCGCAGCTGCACCCCTCCGCCTGGACCGGACCGCCCACGGCGTCGGGGTGGGGGTTCGCGTGAGCCTGTCCCGTCTCTCGCTCACAACCCCAGCCGTCCACCGGCACCCCCGGGCGAGAGGCCGGACAGAGGTCGCACAGGTCCCCTACGGCATCCCCGTCGAAGTCCCGCTGGTCGGCGTTCGGTACGCTCCGGCAGTTGTCCCGCGCGTCGGGGGTCCCGTCCTGGTCCCGGTCCGGTGGCGGAGCGGGTGGAGGGGGCGTCGGATCCTTTAGTTCCATGGCGACGAACTCGCTGTCGTTGAGGTCACCGTTGCCGTCCTTGCTCGCCGGGCACTGCGCCACGAGCGCCGCGCCGTCCTCCGCCCCGTACCGCCCCACCGCCAGGTAGAGCTTCTTCGGCAGCTCTGCGCCGAACATCTCCACGAGGTTCACCGTTCCTTCCACGACCCCGTCGTCGCTCTCGATCATGCTGGGCGTCGCCGCGCGCGCCGCGCCCGTCACCTTCAGCCAGGCGGCGTAGTTCCCATCTCCCTCGTCGGCGAGAACAGGCCCCCCCGTGGCCACCCTCCCGGCCTTGCCGAACGCCGCGGGGACCATCCGATCCGTCGCCGTGCCCACGTAGACCGTCACGTCGCTCCCGGGCCGCGCGGCGGTGGCGGCCAGATAGAGCTGCCGCCCGTTGAAGCTCGCGTAGAGCTTAGTGCCGGCCGCTTCCGCCGCGAGGTACGCCGCGTCGTCGACTCGGCCGTCCAGCAGGTAGCGCTGCCGCGGCCCTCCCGCCTGCGCCAGGCACCCCTCCACGTTCACCGGAGTGCCGAGGAGCGTGTCGGGGCACTTGTCGCAGGCGTCTCCCACCCCGTCCCCGTCGGTGTCGGCCTGGTCCGCGTTCTTCACCCCGCGGCAGCTGTCGTAGCTGTCCAGTACGCCGTCGTCGTCGGCGTCGGGGAGTTGGGCCTCCACGAGCTGATAGACCTTCGTCTCGTGGCTCCCCACCGAGACCGAGACCCCGCGCGCGAGCGAGGCCTTGTCGGTGGGCACCTGATCCTTCGCGTTCAGATGATTCACCAGCCAAAGCGTGCCCGACCCGTAGTCTCCGAGCTGCGCCGGCGGCGGAAAGAACTTCACCGTCGTGCCGAGCGAGCTCGACTTGAAGCGGTTCGACAGGACCACGAAGTGCTGCCCCTCGCGGTAGCGCGAGAACGAGTAGACCTGCGCTCCCCCCTGGTCCGCATCGCTGTTGATGCGCGTGAAGGTGTCCCCGGGCTCTCCGAGCGCCCCGTAGTCCTGCCCCTGCAAACCCGGGTTCTGACCCCGCACGAGGAGGAGCCGCCGGTAGTGCTCGTGGAGCCCTGGGTCGCCGTCGGTCCCGAACTTCATCTGCCCGCGCATCTGCAGCGCGCCCTGTTCGTCCCCGTAGTAGATCATGGGGGTCCCCGGCAGGCTCAGGAGCACCCCGGCCGCCGCGCGCTGCACATCCTTGTTCCTCCCCGCCTGGAGCAGGAACCGGTCCTCGTCCTGCGTGTCGAGGTAGCGCAGCCGCAGCACCCGCGCCGGATCCACCTTCTCGCGCACCTTCCGGATGTAGGCGTTCGAGACGAACTTCTCGGCGCTCGCGAGGGCGCCGTGAAACGCGTCGAGGCCGCCGGTCTTGGCGAAGATGTCCTTGAAGTTCCAGTAGAGGTACGAGTCGTAGGCCAGATCGAACTGCTCGTCGAAGAAGC
Coding sequences within:
- a CDS encoding ribonuclease H-like domain-containing protein, with protein sequence MKLADRVRRALGSDAGPVRANGAEGSARVAETEGRPDHRIYELRRAIGRIESRWAGEVSAAVTRPVLRARAAGPAWVRTSAVPMLHERGCAREERFGDTRLEPPGSEALAELLRVAVGTGVMRPEPHELLFLDTETTGLSRDAGTLPFLIGVGSFRPEDRRFAVQQFLVRDPAEEAVVLEALEQRLAAAKVLVTFNGRSFDLPLLRNRGVLARMRLSLGLPHVDLLLLARRLFRGRLPSLRLGELERSVLGFHREGDVEGALVPSIYLDFLRSGRWDQMARVLEHNQLDVMALAPLLGLVASHVADPLEWAEDAEELHALGVLHLERGDPELGERSLVRALELARASGTRREVLVSLARRLRRTGRRAEAATLWEEYRRHFPQHPLGWIELAKHHEHVTRDLARALALAEGAPGDHDDGSRVARLRRRLGRGAADGA
- a CDS encoding DEAD/DEAH box helicase, yielding MHNDNERTLQGIYRVLDRWRAPAVARHLVRHAVMSEESARTRPFPADLAPALLRALRSRGIERLYTHQADALDLARRGRDVVVTTPTASGKTLCYNGPVFQALLEDPQARALYLFPTKALARDQMEEARLLAAATGESIGVAVYDGDTPVDQRRAARRKARLLATNPEMLHAGILPHHPGWAELLSGLRYVVLDELHTYRGVFGSHLAHVLRRLRRLCRFHGSDPVFLCTSATIANPAELAERLVGRPFELVAESGAPRGERHLLIFNPPVLDAALGVRENYLTAATRLTLDLVEGELSSLVFCRSRLAVEVLLRTLRESLESADGSSSEVLERVRGYRGGYLPERRRAVEQALRAGRTDVVVTTSALELGIDIGGLDAVVVAGWPGSRAATWQRAGRAGRRRTPSLAILVASSEPVDQYVAGEPDYLLGEGPEHARVDPDNPLILVPHLKCAAYELPFAPQEAYGHLDAQETAETLDCLAEAGVLHGRGGRYHYVGDAFPAQEVQLRGPLDENFLVVDEPTGTILAEVDYQDAPQELHDQAIYQLEGQQYEVRRLDHDARKAHVTRAQVDYYTDALTQTRVRVLETHEAVEAAAWGEVHVLQRVVGFKKIKLHTQENVGYGEVCQPDREMHSMALWLTTSAEALARVPASPGEWAEASLAAAYALHSTAALLLMSEPRDLGRAVGDARSGWFAVSGRRSRGSYQRPGEGQDLLEGTVPTIFLFDRYPGGTGLAERLYDERAELLSRAHAMIARCGCARGCPACIGPGGSPGAKRLARGLLELLLHGGDARGVPAAEARQSRGSGGERTARPGGEGERSWR
- a CDS encoding VWA domain-containing protein, producing MSHRLRLVLALTPVLATLTTFAACGLMKGRVPGGAYHEAPAVAGTAVGGKTSDGAEGPRMNTEAYRHVEDNPFLKVTHNPLSTFAVDVDTASYSNVRRFLTEGMLPPKDAVRIEELVNYFPYDYPAPKGERPFSAVAEVSRAPWNPRHRLVLLGLQGRRIPDAQLPPRNLVFLLDVSGSMDTANKLPLLKAALRLLVGQLTERDRVAMVVYAGASGVVLPSTAGSEKAKILAALSRLQAGGPTNGADGIRLAYRVAREHFRPGGINRVILATDGDFNVGTTSEGDLVRLVEAERQSGIFLTVLGFGMGNLKDSTMEQLADKGNGNYAYIDNLAEARKVLVRQAGSTLVTIAKDVKVQVEFNPKRVAAYRLLGYENRLLRAEDFNDDRKDGGEIGAGHSVTALYEIVPVGAETEVRGVDPLKYQSGARPTEAAAGPELFTVKLRYKAPSAEQSQLLALPVLDEAAPLAQTTDAFRFASAVAAFGMLLRDSPHKAQTTFGLVRELARGAKGKDPHGYRGEFLRLLDQAEALRRKQS